Part of the Sparus aurata unplaced genomic scaffold, fSpaAur1.1, whole genome shotgun sequence genome is shown below.
aaaagtgaaatgttactgtgtcactctacatgtcatgtcaatgtgtgttataaaatgaaatgaaataaaaaaaaaactcttgaaCTAAAAAAAACTGGTTGACTGCCGGGATCACATTGTGTCAAAAGTCCACATCCATCTCCATCCGTTTTCGCATAACAGCACAAGGTTGCCAATGGTGAAAGGCGCAGCACaggctgtgtaaaaaaaacaaaacaagacaaaacccAACAAAAACCCAACCAAACATGTCAGATGACATTTAGACTCATTTCCCTGTCCCCTGCGTAACAGCACAGTCTTGCCAATGCCAACAGTACAGCACAGGTTGGATAATATCGCGTCACATGCGTATAGAAATACAAGTAGACTGCAGAGCTGCAACAGCTTTCCATTTATTCACaaccctctgtgtctctctctctctctttctctctctttctctttctctttctctctctttctgtgtactAAAAGCCTGCGTGCTACACACAAGTGACCTGTGACCATGGCGAGCCCCGTCGATGTGAACGCGGTGGACAAAGTGTTGAAAGAAATGCTAAAGGCGGAAGCCGACATAGCCCGGAGCCCGGGCTCAATCAAGTGGACTTCGCGCATCCAAATGTTGCAGGCGTGGAAGCACGACATAGCAGAGAAACCCCATGGTATTGGACGCTTTCTGGATCATAGCCTGACGGATTCAGAGTCAGATGCTGAGCTCCGTGACTGTTATCGCGCTAAGGAGAATCCAGTTAAGCTGATGCGCAAAGTCATCGATCGCTGCCTCGAGAGCGAGGAAAGCGCACTGAAATTCCTACGGGTCTTATTTCAGGTGCAGAGATTCCTCTACTTGGCCCTGCTAAAAGACGGACCCAGGGGCAAATCTGGTGAGTGTATACTCTCGAGCGAAATAATCAAGGCCTCGAGGGGAGGGATGGTCACACGCTgatgctgctgccgctgctgctgctgctgctcaactaAAGTAACAATTTTTCTGCACGCgtttctttgtattgttttgtttcagtcaggAGAGATCCTCCCGTGGTGGAATTGACGGAGAAGGTGCGTTCTGCGCTCGGCGATAAGGTCGAGCATCTCAAAAACGTGACGACGGCACCCCTTTACAGGAACAGGATCCTTCGTGTCAACTGCGCCCTCGACTTACTGATGACATACGGGCAGCTGCTTCCAGAGGAATATGCAGAGTTGAGGTTAAACCAGCACCATGCCGCCGCTATGACTCGGCTACTGCATAAACTGTGCAGCGACACCGCCATCCCTCGAGCCAACCGGGAGTTCATCTCGTTGGCGGTGGCCTCCTTTAACCTGCACGTCTTTGACCTTCCGATAATGCCTATGAATGATGTGCTagtgtttgtaaagtaaaaatgaagaaaaaaaaacaataaaaatgttactgTGCCAATTTACATGTCATGTCGATGTGtgttacaaaatgaaataataaaactctATTGAACTAAAGAAACTGACTGGTTGACTGCTGGGATtacattgtgtcagaaatccacatccatctccaTCCGTTTTCGCATAACAGCACAAGGTTGCCAATGGTGAAAGGCGCAGCACaggctgtgtaaaaaaaaaaaaaaacaagacaaaacccAACAAAAACCCAACCAAACATGTCAGATGACATTTAGACTCATTTCCCTGTCCCCTGCGTAACAGCACAGTCTTGCCAATGCCAACAGTACAGCACAGGTTGGATAATATCGCGTCACATGCGTATAGAAATACAAGTAGACTGCGGAGCTGCAACAGCTTTCCATTTATTCACaaccctctgtgtgtgtctctctctctctctctctctctgtgtctctctctctctgtgtgtgtctctctctctctctctgtgtctctctctctctctttctgtgtactAAAAGCCTGCGTGCTACACACAAGTGACCTGTGACCATGGCGAGCCCCGTCGATGTGAACGCGGTGGACAAAGTGTTGGAAGAAATGCTAAAGGCGGAAGCCGACAT
Proteins encoded:
- the LOC115578186 gene encoding uncharacterized protein LOC115578186, which codes for MASPVDVNAVDKVLKEMLKAEADIARSPGSIKWTSRIQMLQAWKHDIAEKPHGIGRFLDHSLTDSESDAELRDCYRAKENPVKLMRKVIDRCLESEESALKFLRVLFQVQRFLYLALLKDGPRGKSVRRDPPVVELTEKVRSALGDKVEHLKNVTTAPLYRNRILRVNCALDLLMTYGQLLPEEYAELRLNQHHAAAMTRLLHKLCSDTAIPRANREFISLAVASFNLHVFDLPIMPMNDVLVFVK